CAAGACTGACAAATATTGCTTCGACAATTCTTTTGGCCCTTGTCACATCGGCCTATACACCGGCGAAAGATACATTTACGCCTGCCGAACAGCAGCAAATCAGCATTCCTACGCCAGGACTCTTCACCCATTCTAACACAATCAGCATTGATCTCAGCACCTTGAAAGCCGACGATTACGCTTTTCCTCTGCCCGTTGGAAAGTCTGAAGTCATCGACAATCGACAGGCTTTGGAAATCAAGACTAAGGAAGGTGATGCCGTAAAAGCCATGTTTGCCGGCACTGTTCGCCTCTCGCGTAATATCAACGGCTATGGAAATGTCATCGTCATACGCCACAACAATGGCCTCGAAACCGTCTATGGAAACAACGCCCAGAACCTCGTGAAGGTGGGACAAAAGGTCAATGCCGGGCAATCTATAGCCATTGTGGGCAGTGAAGGAGGGAAAACCTACTGTAAATTTGCCATTATGGTGAATGGCGGACGCATCACTCCGGAGATCATTATCAAACTGCAAAGCCACAAACTCCGCAAGAAAACTTTGCTGTGTACAAAGAACGGACGCTTTGTCGACGTAGCCGTGAAGGGCGCCAATGATGCCAACGGGAGCAAGAAGAAAGGCAAAAACGAAGATATAGACCCTGAAAATCCATTTGAAGATGCTAACACTTTCAAACTCAATCTCTCCAATATTGAGAAGGAACGCTGGGCATATCCGCTGCCGGGAAGTCATGTCATCAGCCCCTTTGGAGGCCCACGTCGTCACTCGGGTGTAGACATTAAGACCAAGCCCAACGACCGAATAGTCGCAGCATTTGACGGCGTTGTCGTCAAAAGTTGCCCCTTTGCAGGCTATGGGAACTGCATACGCATCAAGCATCGCTATGGCTTTGAGACTCTCTACAGCCACCAATCGAAGAACTTTGTCAAGGTGGGTGATAAGGTGAAAGCAGGGCAAGTGATTGGCTTGACAGGCCGAACGGGACGCGCAACTACCGAGCATCTGCACTTCGAAGTATTCTTCCAAGGACGCCAACTCAATCCCGCCGTGCTCTTTGACCACACCAACAAGTCACTTCAACAAGTGACTTTGACACTCGCGAAGAATGGCGCTGTCAAGTCAGAACGCAACTATTACGCCAACAAATAAGCTATTTAACGATATCGTCTATAAGGACTTTCGCGAACAAAAGCATCATACCTATTTATATAATAAGAGGCTCTGCAAGACAGAGCCTTTTTCTTTTCTCTCTTCTTGAAGATGAAAACACATGAAATCAGAGTAGATTTATACCTCCATTGAGAAGCAGACACAACCTCATAAATACTTTCTGACAAAACGAAACCTTTGTTTTCATCAACCGAATTCAGCAGTGATATCACGTATTTTCCTTTTCCATAAACCATGAAGCCTGTCAGATTTCACGCCATTTAGCCAACAAGCGAATGATGTGTTAAATCTCATCAAGGAAGTTTACAAATCACTTTGCAAGGATAGTGAATTTGAAATGAAAGTCTTCCTCTTTCCAAATATACGCTGTTTTCTGGCACTTTATAATATATTGACTATCAAGATGTTATAAAACTACAGCCAAATCATGAAACAAAATTACGCTGAGAAACCCTGTAATTTGCATTGAATCACACCACAACTTGCATCAGATGATCATGCATTCTGACTCAAACAGCCATGCAATCTGCGTCAAATTACACCGCTGCATAAATGGAATTGCATCCGGAAAACCTTGAAATTAAAAAATAATGTCCGTTTTCTTGCTTTTCTTTTTCTATTTGGTGATGCTCCGAAGTGTTAAAAACGGATAGAAATCTTTACAGAAAAAGCAGACGCTTCTGTGCATGAAAACCCCACAGAAAGACTTGTCTTATCTCTTCTGCGACTTTCTGTTGGCGCGCTGTTCCCGATACTTTGCCTTCTGACGGGCACTTCCCGAACCATGCGCTCCCGTCACATACTTTTTCTTTTTGGCTTTGGTTTTCACCTTATCATCCGTTTTCTTAGGGCCCGAAGAGCCTTTGAAACTGATGCCATTCTCTAATATACTCTGAAAATCATCCGTCATCTTAATGCTTTGAATATTGAAGTTTGAAGATTAATGACTTTGAAGTTTGAACATTGAAACTTGAACTTCATGATATGTTTTGGATATGCAGAAGCTATCATAAAGTTCAATGTTCAAACTCCAAAGCTTAAAATAAACAATTAATGGTGGAATAATCTCACCCCCGTAAAGGCCATTGTAATGCCGTATTTGTCGCAGGTTTCAATGACATTATCGTCACGAATGGAGCCACCGGCTTGTGCAATATACTGCACACCGCTCTTATGTGCACGCTCAATGTTGTCGCCAAAGGGGAAGAAAGCATCGCTTCCAAGCGCTACATTCGTGTTTTTGGCAATCCATTCTTTCTTTTCTTCCATCGTCAGTACTGCTGGTTTCTCTGCAAAGAACTGCTGCCAGACACCGTCACGCAACACGTCATCATGGTCTTCACTGATATAAACATCAATCGTATTATCACGGTCGGCACGATGTATTCCAGGCTTGAAAGGCAGGTTCATCACCTTCGGACACTGCCTCAACCACCATGTATCAGCCTTGTTCCCGGCTAAACGCGTGCAGTGAATACGGCTCTGTTGGCCTGCACCTATACCGATTGCTTGTCCGTCTTTGACGTAACAAACAGAGTTGCTCTGGGTATATTTCAACGTGATGAGGGCGATAATCAGGTCGCGTTTAGCCTCATCGGTGAATGTTTTACTTTGTGTTGGAATGTTCTCAAACAGCGAAGGGTCATCAAGTTTCACCTCATTGCGTCCCTGTTCGAAAGTCACACCAAACACCTGTTTGCGTTCAATCGGCGCAGGAATATAGTCGGGATCAATCTTAATGACATTGTAGGTACCCTTTCGTTTGTCTTTCAAAATCTCGATAGCTTCGGGTGTAAAGCCCGGCGCAATAACTCCATCGCTGACCTCTCTCTTTAATAATGTGGCTGTTGCAGCATCACAAACGTCACTCAAAGCAACGAAATCACCATACGAACACATGCGATCGGCACCGCGGGCACGGGCATATGCGCATGCAAGTGGAGAAAGAGGAAGCTTCACATCATCGACAAAATAGATTTTCTTCAGCGTGTCACTGAGTGGCAATCCGATAGCAGCACCGGCCGGAGAAACATGTTTGAAACTTGCTGCAGCAGGCATCCCGGTAGCGGCTTTCAGTTCTTTCACGAGTTGCCAGCTGTTGAGTGCATCAAGAAGATTGATGTAACCGGGGCGTCCGTTGACTACTTCGATGGGTAAATTGCCGTCTTCCATGTAAATTCTGGAAGGCTTCTGGTTGGGGTTGCAACCATACTTTAAAGCTAATTCTTTCATTTTGAGAGTAAATTAAACTAATTGCAAAGATAATAAAAAAATAATGATTACCTTTGCAGCACAAGTATTTTATTTCCAGGTATGTTATGAAACGGAAAATGATTTCTTTGCAGAAAGAGGCTGGCTCAAAGCTTATTGAGAAAGCAAGGACAGGAAATGACTTTGAAAAAATATCCAAATTCTTTTCTCACTACCACGTCAATCTTGCCCCATCCTCGTTGAGAAAGCTTTGGAACTACCTCTTGGAAGTCGAAAAACCATCAAGACAAACGCTCGACCGACTGTCTCTTTTCGCCGGATTTCAAGATTGGGAAAGTCTGAAAGCAACGTTTATGGATGAGGGGAAAAAGGAAGATGAAAAGCTTTGAACATTGAAGTTTGAACATTGATTTTTATGAATGGACAATTCACTCAACAGTTCATAGTAACTCATAAAATTCATGTTATGATATAAATGCTTCTAAAGCGTACTAAAGAAAAAGAGGTTATGCACCGTAAGGAGCATAACCTCTTTTATTTCTTTGCGAAGAAACAGCAGATTACTGAGCTGTTGTCGTGTTGGTTCTCTTCTCTGCAATACGGGCTTTCTTACCTGTAAGACCACGGAGATAGTACAACTTAGCACGACGAACCTTACCACGCTTGTTCACTTCGATAGAGTTGATGTTCGGTGATTCGATAGGGAAGATACGCTCTACACCTATAGTACCTGACATCTTGCGAACCGTAAAGCGTTTCTTGTCACCATGACCAGAGATCTTGATTACTACACCACGATAGAGCTGAACACGCTCTTTGGTACCCTCGACAATCTTGTAACCCACTGTAATAGTGTCGCCGGGACCGAATGAAGGGAACTGCTTACCGGTTGCAAATGCTTCTTCAGCAACTTTAATTAAATCCATTTTTTGTTTGAAATTAAATTTTGTTTGCGCCCAACGCAACATGGCAAAGCAACTCTTCTGCTGCCAGCGGTTACGCCGAAAAGCGGTGCAAAGTTACAAAAAAAACAGTAATTGCAACACTTGCAGCATCGGTTTTCTCTTGTTTTTAACACTATTTCTTCTTTTTTCCACTCAAAATAACTACCTTTGTAACAACTAATTACAAATGTATGTACAAGAAATCAGTCGTTTTATTAATGGCTCCGGCTTTATTTGCATTGGCTTCTTGCAAGCCACATTATGAGCTTACAGCCGTCAGTTACAGTCGTATTCTTATCAATAATAAGTACGATGCTCATCCAAACCATGATGCACAAGCGTTCCTTGCGCCTTATAAACACCAGGTAGACAGCATCATGAGTCCCGTAGTTGGTGAGGTTACAGAGTATATGGCAGCCCGAAAACCCGAGAGTAAACTGTCTAATCTGCTTGCCGATATCCTGCAATGGGGTGGCAAAAGCTATCATGAGAAGGTGGATTTTGCCGTTTATAACATGGGCGGAATACGTGCTGCATTTGCCAAAGGTAAGGTTACTTACGGTGATGTTGTAGATGTTGCACCATTCGAAAATAAGATTTGTTTCCTCACACTGACAGG
The nucleotide sequence above comes from Segatella oris. Encoded proteins:
- the rplS gene encoding 50S ribosomal protein L19 — its product is MDLIKVAEEAFATGKQFPSFGPGDTITVGYKIVEGTKERVQLYRGVVIKISGHGDKKRFTVRKMSGTIGVERIFPIESPNINSIEVNKRGKVRRAKLYYLRGLTGKKARIAEKRTNTTTAQ
- a CDS encoding 5'-nucleotidase C-terminal domain-containing protein, with product MYKKSVVLLMAPALFALASCKPHYELTAVSYSRILINNKYDAHPNHDAQAFLAPYKHQVDSIMSPVVGEVTEYMAARKPESKLSNLLADILQWGGKSYHEKVDFAVYNMGGIRAAFAKGKVTYGDVVDVAPFENKICFLTLTGEKVRELFAQIAATGGEAVSHGVNLVISKDHKLMDCKLNGMPIDDNKSYRVATLDYLAQGNDKLEAFKSGTDVVSPQTQENNVRFIIMNYFREQKAQNKPVSREIEGRIVVK
- a CDS encoding M23 family metallopeptidase, yielding MMKTRLTNIASTILLALVTSAYTPAKDTFTPAEQQQISIPTPGLFTHSNTISIDLSTLKADDYAFPLPVGKSEVIDNRQALEIKTKEGDAVKAMFAGTVRLSRNINGYGNVIVIRHNNGLETVYGNNAQNLVKVGQKVNAGQSIAIVGSEGGKTYCKFAIMVNGGRITPEIIIKLQSHKLRKKTLLCTKNGRFVDVAVKGANDANGSKKKGKNEDIDPENPFEDANTFKLNLSNIEKERWAYPLPGSHVISPFGGPRRHSGVDIKTKPNDRIVAAFDGVVVKSCPFAGYGNCIRIKHRYGFETLYSHQSKNFVKVGDKVKAGQVIGLTGRTGRATTEHLHFEVFFQGRQLNPAVLFDHTNKSLQQVTLTLAKNGAVKSERNYYANK
- a CDS encoding phosphoribosylaminoimidazolecarboxamide formyltransferase; this encodes MKELALKYGCNPNQKPSRIYMEDGNLPIEVVNGRPGYINLLDALNSWQLVKELKAATGMPAAASFKHVSPAGAAIGLPLSDTLKKIYFVDDVKLPLSPLACAYARARGADRMCSYGDFVALSDVCDAATATLLKREVSDGVIAPGFTPEAIEILKDKRKGTYNVIKIDPDYIPAPIERKQVFGVTFEQGRNEVKLDDPSLFENIPTQSKTFTDEAKRDLIIALITLKYTQSNSVCYVKDGQAIGIGAGQQSRIHCTRLAGNKADTWWLRQCPKVMNLPFKPGIHRADRDNTIDVYISEDHDDVLRDGVWQQFFAEKPAVLTMEEKKEWIAKNTNVALGSDAFFPFGDNIERAHKSGVQYIAQAGGSIRDDNVIETCDKYGITMAFTGVRLFHH